One genomic region from Mytilus trossulus isolate FHL-02 chromosome 9, PNRI_Mtr1.1.1.hap1, whole genome shotgun sequence encodes:
- the LOC134684409 gene encoding uncharacterized protein LOC134684409, whose product MELKRKYAISAVSLVIIIAWILIPNNVLQTVSDKTTVVLNVFGNRKTATTKSTPKLPLNISPTDPLEVIRRDCVKYWYFDSQYLGKTARSPVWTEKGIEDWIISAKKGKLRGNYGAGETNALRDALKHAPGIVDGRVMVIGSENPWVEACVLEAGAREVFTLEYGSIKSEHPKVKTIVPLDFRMRYLNNTLGTFDAIVTFSSIEHSGLGRYGDALNPWGDIIAIARSWCVTKPGGSLTIGVQYNYDHEYLRFNADRWYGKIRYPYLTTNWKQHYRGKGSQRVHVFTK is encoded by the exons ATGGAGTTGAAGAGGAAATATGCCATTAGTGCTGTGTCATTAGTTATAATTATTGCATGGATTTTAATTCCAAACAATGTTCTTCAAACAGTTAGTGATAAAACAACAGTTGTTTTGAACGTTTTTGGAAACCGTAAGACTGCTACTACCAAGAGTACGCCGAAATTACCACTAAATATATCCCCTACTGACCCTTTGGAAGTAATTCGTAGAGACTGTG TGAAGTATTGGTATTTTGATAGTCAGTATTTAGGTAAAACAGCAAGATCACCTGTTTGGACAGAGAAAGGTATTGAAGACTGGATAATCAGTGCAAAGAAAGGTAAATTACGCGGGAATTATGGTGCTGGAGAAACAAATGCTCTTAGGGATGCTTTGAAACATGCGCCTGGTATTGTTGATGGTAGAGTTATGGTGATAGGTTCCGAAAATCCATGGGTTGAGGCATGCGTATTAGAAGCAGGTGCGCGTGAAGTCTTCACATTAGAGTATGGCAGTATCAAATCAGAACATCCAAAAGTGAAAACTATTGTTCCGTTAGATTTTCGTATGCGTTATCTAAACAATACTTTGGGTACTTTTGATGCCATTGTTACTTTCAGTTCTATAGAACACTCGGGATTAGGGAGATATGGGGACGCTTTGAATCCCTGGGGCGATATTATTGCCATAGCACGATCCTGGTGTGTAACCAAACCTGGAGGCTCATTAACTATAGGTGTGCAATATAATTATGATCATGAATACCTTAGATTTAACGCTGACCGATGGTATGGCAAGATAAGATATCCATATTTAACTACAAATTGGAAACAACACTATAGAGGTAAAGGTTCGCAGCGTGTTCATGTTtttacgaaataa